In Engraulis encrasicolus isolate BLACKSEA-1 chromosome 24, IST_EnEncr_1.0, whole genome shotgun sequence, a single genomic region encodes these proteins:
- the LOC134441538 gene encoding transmembrane protein 229B-like produces the protein METRTRSWRREGARLTSRDRDNNTKSPVVAESYGDRPSPAAAAAAVRPATQRPLPALARLYIYALHGLLCEVVFTAVWDCCVTPDPRLVAHTSLWALPMYGSAVFVLEDLSAWLKGKRCPLAARLVLYTVLTYMWEFSWGMVLRLLGACPWDYSHFQYNLLGLVTLEYALPWAVASLLAETLVVHYTLRLSLAS, from the exons ATGGAGACCAGGACGCGatcatggaggagagagggagccaggTTGACAT ccAGGGACAGAGATAATAATACCAAATCCCCGGTTGTGGCTGAGTCCTATGGAGACCGCcctagcccagcagcagcagcagcagcagtgcgtcCAGCAACACAGCGCCCCCTGCCTGCGCTGGCTCGCCTCTACATCTACGCCCTCCACGGCCTGCTCTGCGAGGTGGTCTTCACCGCCGTCTGGGACTGCTGCGTGACCCCCGACCCCCGCCTGGTGGCCCACACCAGCCTCTGGGCGTTGCCCATGTATGGCTCCGCTGTCTTCGTCCTGGAAGACCTGAGCGCGTGGCTGAAAGGCAAGCGCTGCCCCCTGGCTGCGCGGCTGGTGCTCTACACCGTCCTCACCTACATGTGGGAGTTCTCCTGGGGGATGGTGCTCCGGCTGCTAGGGGCCTGTCCGTGGGACTACTCCCACTTTCAGTACAACCTGCTGGGCCTGGTGACCCTGGAGTACGCCCTGCCCTGGGCCGTGGCCTCCCTGCTCGCAGAGACACTTGTGGTCCACTACACGTTGAGGTTAAGCTTGGCTAGCTGA
- the haao gene encoding 3-hydroxyanthranilate 3,4-dioxygenase — protein MTGYFQSVLCFKRRRATAQPGVLNLTLFCYLLLATFVDMAGEPLFVEVNNWILENEKAFLPPVCNKLMHFRQLNIMFVGGPNTRKDYHIEEGEELFYQVRGDMCLKIVENGKHKDVHIREGEMFLLPARIPHSPQRQANTVGLVVERRRLLTETDALRYYVEHSTDVLWERWFYCQNLGTQLVPIIKEYFASEEHRTGKPNPAEPPKKAAFPFNSVSVMAPFRFKDYVDGVRADLAGGKVVDMFGSAFETEVFLLGPGETNTTNHETDRWIWQLEGSSEVTLNAEKFNLTMGDSLLIPEKNQYSWQRSKDCIALLVAQDHGRKRPF, from the exons ATGACAGGATATTTTCAGTCTGTTCTCTGTTTCAAGCGAAGGAGGGCGACTGCTCAGCCGGGCGTACTGAATCTCACACTTTTCTGTTACCTTCTTCTTGCAACATTTGTAGACATGGCTGGCGAACCCCTCTTTGTCGAGGTAAACAACTGGATATTGGAGAATGAAAAGGCTTTCCTCCCACCAGTGTGCAACAAACTTAT GCATTTCCGCCAGCTGAATATCATGTTTGTGGGTGGCCCCAACACTAGGAAAGACTATCATATCGAAGAAGGGGAAGAG CTCTTCTATCAGGTTCGAGGGGACATGTGCCTGAAAATAGTGGAGAATGGAAAGCATAAGGACGTTCACATTCGTGAGGGAGAG aTGTTTCTGCTGCCTGCTCGCATACCTCACTCCCCTCAGCGGCAGGCCAACACGGTGGGTTTGGTGGTGGAGCGTAGGAGGCTGCTGACCGAGACAGACGCCCTGAG GTACTATGTGGAGCATAGTACTGACGTCCTGTGGGAGCGCTGGTTCTACTGCCAGAACCTGGGAACCCAGCTTGTACCCATCATCAAAGA GTATTTCGCCTCTGAGGAGCATCGCACTGGAAAGCCAAATCCAG ctGAACCACCCAAGAAGGCCGCCTTCCCATTTAACAGTGTGAGTGTGATGGCCCCATTCCGCTTCAAGGACTACGTAGATGGCGTCCGTGCCGACCTCGCTGGCGGCAAGGTGGTGGACATGTTCGGATCAGCATTTGAGACAGAG GTGTTTCTGCTTGGGCCAGGGGAGACCAATACCACAAACCATGAGACGGACCGCTGGATATGGCAACTG GAGGGCTCCTCTGAGGTCACTCTCAATGCAGAAAAGTTCAATCTCACAATGGGAGACAGCTTGCTTATACCTGAAAAGAACCA gtATAGCTGGCAAAGGAGTAAGGACTGCATTGCTTTGCTTGTTGCTCAAGACCATGGTCGTAAAAGACCCTTCTAA